One Neisseria sicca genomic region harbors:
- a CDS encoding sigma-54-dependent transcriptional regulator produces the protein MRSSDILIVDDEVGIRDLLSEILQDEGYSVALAENAEEARQLRHQTRPAMVLLDIWMPDCDGITLLKEWAKNGQLNMPVVMMSGHASIDTAVEATKIGALDFLEKPIALQKLLSTVDRALKHGEMQMAAGLSFDKLGNSPAIQEFKQQLEPAVKKSGPVLLSGETGSPFEIVARYFHKSGTPWVGLSRVELIADAPLELLQKASGGTLYLGDAAQYSKNIQNGISFILGKADRYNVRVIVAGSHATDESPADAIADAKLSELLSGNVISIPPLRSQSEDIAFLVNQVMTELADSEKIQPVKFSNGSLTVLCQYNWPGNFDQLRSVVKNLMLEADGQEVHEQAVVAALGQKRATVATEIVGGFNFNMPLRELREELERRYFEYHIAQEGQNMSRVAQKVGLERTHLYRKLKQLGISVSRRSAAEKAEE, from the coding sequence ATGCGTAGCAGTGATATTTTAATTGTAGATGACGAAGTAGGTATCCGCGACTTGCTCTCGGAAATCCTCCAAGACGAAGGTTATTCCGTGGCTTTGGCGGAGAACGCCGAAGAGGCGCGCCAACTGCGCCACCAAACCCGTCCCGCCATGGTGTTGTTGGACATCTGGATGCCCGACTGCGACGGGATTACCCTGCTCAAAGAGTGGGCGAAAAACGGACAGCTCAACATGCCCGTGGTGATGATGAGCGGACACGCCAGCATCGACACTGCCGTCGAAGCCACCAAAATCGGCGCGCTCGATTTTTTGGAAAAACCGATTGCCCTGCAAAAGCTGCTCTCTACCGTCGACCGCGCCCTCAAACACGGCGAAATGCAGATGGCGGCGGGCTTGTCCTTCGATAAACTCGGCAACAGCCCCGCCATTCAAGAATTCAAGCAACAACTTGAGCCTGCCGTGAAAAAAAGCGGCCCCGTGCTGCTCAGCGGCGAAACCGGTTCGCCGTTTGAAATCGTTGCCCGTTATTTCCACAAAAGCGGTACGCCTTGGGTCGGACTCAGCCGCGTCGAACTCATTGCCGACGCGCCTTTGGAACTGCTGCAAAAAGCATCGGGCGGCACGCTTTATCTTGGTGATGCCGCGCAGTACAGCAAAAACATCCAAAACGGCATCAGCTTCATCCTCGGTAAGGCAGACCGTTACAACGTGCGCGTTATCGTCGCCGGCAGCCACGCCACCGATGAAAGCCCGGCAGACGCCATCGCCGATGCCAAGTTGTCCGAACTGCTTTCCGGCAACGTCATCAGCATCCCGCCGTTGCGCAGCCAATCCGAAGACATCGCTTTCTTGGTCAACCAAGTCATGACCGAATTGGCGGACAGCGAAAAAATCCAGCCCGTCAAATTCAGCAACGGCTCGCTGACCGTCCTGTGCCAATACAACTGGCCGGGCAATTTCGACCAACTCCGCAGCGTCGTGAAAAACCTGATGCTGGAGGCGGACGGACAGGAAGTCCACGAGCAGGCGGTCGTTGCCGCATTGGGGCAAAAACGGGCAACGGTCGCCACCGAAATCGTCGGCGGTTTCAACTTCAATATGCCTTTGCGCGAACTGCGTGAAGAATTGGAACGCCGCTATTTCGAGTACCACATCGCCCAAGAAGGGCAAAACATGAGCCGCGTCGCCCAAAAAGTCGGCCTGGAGCGCACACACCTCTACCGCAAACTCAAACAATTAGGCATCAGCGTTTCCCGCCGCAGCGCAGCGGAAAAAGCAGAAGAGTAG
- a CDS encoding DUF494 family protein — protein MTEVIAYLIEHFQDFDNCPPPEDLGRLLEDAGFDVTEIGNTLMMMEVLFNTSEFAAAPFDSHALRVYCNEEVENLPQEVMGLMQYLVAERAITYEQREIVIHALMHIPPEEITLDTAKVLVLLLLWAHKSELPVLIGDDLMGALNGKATMH, from the coding sequence ATGACAGAAGTCATCGCCTATCTCATCGAACACTTCCAAGATTTCGACAACTGCCCGCCGCCGGAGGATTTGGGCCGCCTGTTGGAAGATGCGGGTTTTGACGTAACGGAAATCGGCAATACGCTGATGATGATGGAAGTGTTGTTCAACACGTCCGAATTTGCCGCCGCGCCGTTCGACAGCCATGCCCTGCGCGTGTATTGCAACGAAGAAGTGGAAAACCTGCCGCAGGAAGTCATGGGGCTGATGCAGTATCTGGTTGCCGAACGCGCCATCACTTATGAGCAGCGCGAAATCGTCATCCACGCCCTGATGCACATCCCGCCCGAAGAAATCACGCTCGATACGGCGAAAGTGCTGGTGTTGCTCTTGTTGTGGGCGCACAAAAGCGAATTGCCCGTCTTAATCGGCGACGACCTGATGGGCGCGCTCAACGGCAAAGCGACCATGCATTAA
- the topA gene encoding type I DNA topoisomerase — translation MAKNLLIVESPSKAKTLKKYLGGDFEILASYGHVRDLVPKNGAVDPEHDFAMKYELIKRNAKHVDAIVAGAKEAENIYLATDPDREGEAISWHLFEILKSKRGLKNIKPQRVVFHEITKNAVLDAVANPREIEMDLVDAQQARRALDYLVGFNLSPLLWKKIRRGLSAGRVQSPALRLICERENEIRAFEAQEYWTVHLDSHKGRSKFTAKLAQYNGAKLEQFDLPNEAAQADVLKELEGKEAVVTAIEKKKRSRNPAAPFTTSTMQQDAVRKLGFTTDRTMRTAQQLYEGIDVGQGAIGLITYMRTDSVNLADEALTEIRHYIENKIGKEYLPSAAKQYKTKSKNAQEAHEAIRPTSVYRTPESVKPFLSADQFKLYQMIWQRTVACQMTPAKFDQTTVDITVGKGVFRVTGQVQTFAGFLSVYEESSDDEEGEDSKKLPEMSEGDKLPVDKLYGEQHFTTPPPRYNEATLVKALEEYGIGRPSTYASIISTLKDREYVTLEQKRFMPTDTGDIVNKFLTEHFAQYVDYHFTAKLEDQLDEIADGKRRWIPVMDKFWKPFIKQVEEKEGIERAKFTTQELDETCPKCGEHKLQIKFGKMGRFVACAGYPECSYTRNVNETAEEAAERIAKAEAEQAELDGRECPKCGGRLVYKYSRTGSKFIGCANYPKCKHVEPLEKPKDTGVQCPQCKKGNLVERKSRYGKLFYSCSTYPDCNYATWNPPVAEECPNCHWPVLTIKTTKRWGVEKVCPQKECGWKEQIEPPAPKE, via the coding sequence ATGGCGAAAAACCTCTTAATCGTCGAATCACCGTCCAAAGCCAAAACCCTGAAAAAATACCTTGGCGGCGATTTCGAAATTCTGGCCTCCTACGGCCACGTCCGCGACCTCGTCCCCAAAAACGGTGCCGTCGATCCCGAACACGACTTCGCCATGAAATACGAGCTGATCAAACGCAACGCCAAACACGTCGATGCGATTGTCGCGGGAGCCAAAGAAGCCGAAAACATCTACCTCGCAACCGACCCGGATAGGGAAGGCGAAGCGATTTCCTGGCATCTTTTTGAAATCCTCAAATCCAAACGCGGCCTGAAAAACATCAAGCCGCAGCGTGTCGTGTTCCACGAAATCACCAAAAACGCCGTCCTCGACGCCGTCGCCAACCCGCGCGAAATCGAAATGGACTTGGTTGATGCACAACAAGCCCGCCGCGCTTTGGACTATCTGGTCGGTTTCAACCTCTCGCCATTGTTGTGGAAAAAAATCCGCCGCGGTTTGAGCGCAGGCCGTGTGCAAAGCCCCGCCCTGCGTCTGATTTGCGAACGCGAAAACGAAATCCGCGCGTTTGAAGCGCAGGAATATTGGACGGTGCATCTCGACAGCCACAAAGGCCGCAGCAAGTTCACCGCCAAACTTGCCCAATACAACGGCGCGAAACTCGAACAATTCGACCTGCCGAACGAAGCCGCGCAAGCCGACGTGTTGAAAGAACTCGAAGGCAAAGAGGCCGTTGTTACCGCCATCGAAAAGAAAAAGCGCAGCCGCAATCCCGCCGCTCCGTTCACCACATCCACCATGCAGCAGGATGCCGTGCGCAAACTCGGCTTCACCACCGACCGTACCATGCGTACCGCCCAGCAGCTTTACGAAGGCATAGACGTAGGGCAGGGCGCCATCGGTTTGATTACCTATATGCGTACCGACAGCGTGAATTTGGCAGATGAAGCATTAACCGAAATCCGCCATTACATCGAAAACAAAATCGGCAAAGAATATCTGCCGAGTGCCGCCAAGCAATACAAAACCAAATCCAAAAACGCCCAAGAAGCGCACGAAGCCATCCGTCCGACTTCCGTGTACCGCACGCCCGAAAGCGTCAAACCCTTCCTGAGCGCAGACCAGTTCAAACTCTATCAAATGATTTGGCAGCGCACCGTCGCCTGTCAGATGACGCCTGCCAAATTCGACCAAACTACCGTCGATATTACCGTCGGCAAAGGCGTATTCCGCGTAACCGGACAAGTGCAAACCTTCGCAGGCTTCCTCAGCGTTTACGAAGAAAGCAGCGACGATGAAGAAGGCGAAGACAGCAAAAAACTGCCCGAAATGAGCGAAGGCGACAAATTGCCTGTGGACAAACTCTACGGCGAACAACACTTCACCACCCCGCCGCCGCGCTACAACGAAGCCACGCTGGTTAAAGCACTCGAAGAATACGGCATCGGTCGCCCCTCGACCTACGCCAGCATCATCTCCACGCTCAAAGACCGCGAATACGTTACCCTTGAGCAAAAACGCTTCATGCCCACCGACACAGGCGACATCGTCAACAAATTCCTGACCGAACACTTCGCCCAATACGTCGACTACCACTTCACCGCCAAACTCGAAGACCAGCTCGACGAAATCGCCGACGGCAAACGCCGCTGGATTCCCGTGATGGACAAATTCTGGAAACCGTTCATCAAACAAGTGGAAGAAAAAGAAGGCATCGAACGCGCCAAATTCACCACGCAGGAACTCGACGAAACCTGTCCAAAATGCGGCGAACACAAACTGCAAATCAAGTTCGGCAAAATGGGCCGCTTCGTCGCCTGCGCCGGCTATCCCGAGTGCAGCTACACCCGCAACGTTAACGAAACCGCCGAAGAAGCCGCCGAGCGCATCGCCAAAGCCGAAGCCGAGCAAGCTGAACTCGACGGGCGCGAGTGTCCCAAATGCGGCGGAAGGCTGGTGTACAAATACAGCCGTACCGGCAGCAAATTCATCGGCTGCGCCAACTACCCCAAATGCAAACACGTCGAGCCGCTGGAAAAACCGAAAGATACCGGCGTCCAATGTCCGCAATGCAAAAAAGGCAACCTCGTCGAGCGCAAATCCCGCTACGGTAAACTGTTTTACAGTTGCAGCACCTATCCCGACTGCAACTACGCCACTTGGAACCCGCCCGTCGCCGAAGAATGCCCGAACTGCCATTGGCCGGTCTTGACCATCAAAACCACCAAACGCTGGGGCGTGGAAAAAGTCTGCCCGCAAAAAGAATGCGGCTGGAAAGAACAGATTGAACCGCCTGCACCGAAAGAGTGA
- the rsmD gene encoding 16S rRNA (guanine(966)-N(2))-methyltransferase RsmD, with protein sequence MSKHSKHSNQVRIIGGQCRGRKLVFADADGLRPTPDSVREKLFNWLGQDLTGLNALDLFAGSGALGFEAASRNAKRVVLADNNRKTADMLRQNARALGLDKLEILNTDGLAYLQRSSEKFDVVFLDPPFAWQDWENLFASLKNSLKNGAMVYIEAGELPDFPEWLEPYREGRAGKSGFVLLQFVQVAE encoded by the coding sequence ATGAGCAAACACAGCAAACATTCAAATCAAGTCCGCATCATCGGCGGGCAATGCAGGGGACGGAAACTGGTTTTTGCAGATGCGGACGGTCTGCGTCCGACGCCTGACAGTGTCCGCGAAAAACTTTTCAATTGGCTGGGTCAGGATTTGACCGGTCTGAATGCGTTGGATTTGTTTGCCGGAAGCGGCGCGTTGGGATTTGAAGCAGCATCCCGTAACGCGAAGAGGGTGGTGCTGGCAGATAATAATCGCAAAACTGCCGATATGCTGCGGCAAAACGCCAGAGCATTGGGTTTGGATAAACTGGAAATCCTCAATACCGATGGCCTTGCGTATCTGCAGAGGTCGTCTGAAAAGTTTGATGTGGTCTTTTTGGATCCGCCGTTTGCGTGGCAGGATTGGGAAAATTTGTTTGCTTCTTTGAAAAATAGCTTGAAAAACGGGGCAATGGTCTATATTGAAGCAGGGGAGCTGCCCGATTTCCCCGAGTGGCTGGAGCCTTATCGCGAAGGACGGGCGGGTAAGAGCGGTTTTGTGCTCTTGCAGTTTGTCCAAGTGGCTGAATAG
- a CDS encoding YfhL family 4Fe-4S dicluster ferredoxin gives MSLFITDECINCDVCEPECPNDAISQGEEIYEINPNLCTQCVGHYDEPQCQQVCPVDCILIDEEHPETHEELMAKYEKIIQFK, from the coding sequence ATGTCGCTCTTTATTACAGATGAGTGCATTAACTGTGACGTTTGCGAGCCGGAGTGCCCCAATGACGCCATCTCGCAAGGCGAGGAAATTTACGAAATCAACCCTAATTTGTGTACGCAGTGCGTAGGCCACTACGATGAGCCGCAATGTCAGCAGGTATGTCCCGTGGACTGCATCCTGATTGATGAAGAGCATCCGGAAACGCACGAAGAGCTGATGGCAAAATACGAAAAAATCATTCAGTTCAAATAA
- the tuf gene encoding elongation factor Tu: MAKEKFERSKPHVNVGTIGHVDHGKTTLTAALTTILAKKFGGAAKAYDQIDNAPEEKARGITINTSHVEYETETRHYAHVDCPGHADYVKNMITGAAQMDGAILVCSAADGPMPQTREHILLARQVGVPYIIVFMNKCDMVDDAELLELVEMEIRDLLSSYDFPGDDCPIVQGSALKALEGDAAYEEKIFELAAALDSYIPTPERAVDKPFLLPIEDVFSISGRGTVVTGRVERGVIHVGDEIEIVGLKETQKTTCTGVEMFRKLLDEGQAGDNVGVLLRGTKREEVERGQVLAKPGTITPHTKFKAEVYVLSKEEGGRHTPFFANYRPQFYFRTTDVTGAVTLEEGVEMVMPGENVAITVELIAPIAMEEGLRFAIREGGRTVGAGVVSSIIA; encoded by the coding sequence ATGGCAAAGGAAAAATTTGAACGTAGCAAACCGCACGTAAACGTTGGCACCATCGGTCACGTTGACCATGGTAAAACCACCCTGACTGCTGCTTTGACTACTATTTTGGCTAAAAAATTCGGCGGTGCTGCAAAAGCTTACGACCAAATCGACAACGCTCCCGAAGAAAAAGCCCGCGGTATTACCATCAATACCTCACACGTAGAATACGAAACCGAAACCCGCCACTACGCACACGTAGACTGCCCGGGTCACGCCGACTACGTTAAAAACATGATTACCGGTGCCGCACAAATGGACGGCGCAATCTTGGTATGTTCCGCTGCCGACGGTCCTATGCCGCAAACCCGCGAACACATCCTGTTGGCCCGCCAAGTAGGCGTACCTTACATCATCGTGTTCATGAACAAATGCGACATGGTTGACGATGCCGAGCTGTTGGAACTGGTTGAAATGGAAATCCGTGACTTGCTGTCAAGCTACGACTTCCCAGGCGACGACTGCCCGATCGTACAAGGTTCTGCACTGAAAGCCTTGGAAGGCGACGCAGCTTACGAAGAAAAAATCTTCGAACTGGCTGCTGCATTGGACAGCTACATCCCGACTCCAGAGCGTGCCGTGGACAAACCGTTCCTGTTGCCTATCGAAGACGTATTCTCCATCTCCGGTCGCGGTACCGTAGTAACCGGCCGTGTAGAGCGCGGTGTCATCCACGTTGGTGACGAGATCGAAATCGTAGGTCTGAAAGAAACCCAAAAAACCACTTGTACCGGTGTTGAGATGTTCCGCAAACTGCTGGACGAAGGTCAAGCAGGTGACAACGTAGGCGTATTGCTGCGCGGTACCAAACGCGAAGAAGTGGAACGCGGTCAAGTATTGGCTAAACCGGGTACCATCACTCCGCACACCAAATTCAAAGCGGAAGTGTACGTATTGAGCAAAGAAGAGGGTGGCCGTCATACTCCGTTCTTCGCCAACTACCGTCCTCAATTCTACTTCCGTACTACCGACGTAACCGGCGCGGTTACTTTGGAAGAAGGTGTAGAAATGGTTATGCCTGGTGAGAACGTAGCCATCACTGTAGAACTGATTGCACCTATCGCTATGGAAGAAGGTCTGCGCTTTGCGATTCGCGAAGGTGGCCGTACCGTAGGTGCAGGTGTGGTTTCTTCTATCATCGCTTAA
- the secE gene encoding preprotein translocase subunit SecE produces the protein MTEHTSEHKAEKSGQLVTSGNHSTPPKREGLLSYFKNSWSEFKKVVWPTRDDAVKMTVFVVIFVAILAVFIYAADSAISWLFFDVLLKRG, from the coding sequence ATGACTGAACATACATCTGAACATAAAGCAGAAAAGTCGGGTCAGCTTGTAACATCCGGCAATCATTCTACGCCGCCTAAGCGAGAAGGGCTGCTTTCCTATTTTAAAAACTCATGGTCTGAGTTTAAAAAAGTTGTTTGGCCTACGCGGGATGATGCAGTTAAGATGACGGTCTTCGTCGTTATATTTGTTGCAATCTTGGCAGTATTTATTTACGCGGCAGACAGTGCTATTTCCTGGCTGTTTTTTGATGTGTTGTTGAAGAGGGGGTAA
- the nusG gene encoding transcription termination/antitermination protein NusG, producing the protein MSKRWYVVQAYSGFEKNVQKTLKERIAREGMEGYFGQILVPVEEVVDIKNGRKTISERKFYPGYVLVEMEMTDDSWHLVKSTPRVSGFIGGTANKPTPISQREADAILQQVRSGVEKPKPKVEFEVGQQVRVNEGPFADFNGIVDEVNYERNKLRVSVQIFGRETPVELEFGQVEKI; encoded by the coding sequence ATGTCAAAACGTTGGTATGTTGTGCAGGCTTATTCCGGCTTTGAGAAAAATGTCCAGAAGACCCTAAAAGAGCGTATCGCTCGCGAAGGTATGGAAGGTTATTTCGGTCAGATTCTTGTTCCGGTTGAAGAAGTGGTCGATATTAAAAATGGTCGCAAAACCATTAGCGAGCGTAAGTTCTATCCGGGCTATGTTTTGGTCGAAATGGAAATGACTGATGACTCATGGCATTTGGTGAAAAGTACTCCTCGTGTTTCAGGCTTTATTGGCGGTACGGCAAATAAGCCTACTCCGATTTCTCAAAGAGAAGCTGATGCAATCTTGCAACAGGTTCGTTCTGGAGTTGAGAAGCCTAAACCTAAAGTTGAATTTGAAGTGGGGCAGCAAGTTCGTGTAAACGAAGGACCTTTTGCTGACTTCAACGGTATTGTAGATGAAGTGAATTATGAGCGTAATAAATTGAGGGTTTCAGTTCAGATTTTTGGTCGTGAAACCCCGGTTGAGCTGGAGTTTGGTCAAGTAGAAAAGATTTAA
- the rplK gene encoding 50S ribosomal protein L11 has translation MAKKIIGYIKLQIPAGKANPSPPVGPALGQRGLNIMEFCKAFNAATQGMEPGLPIPVVITAFADKSFTFVMKTPPASILLKKAAGLQKGSSNPLTNKVGKLTRAQLEEIAKTKEPDLTAADLDAAVRTIAGSARSMGLDVEGVV, from the coding sequence GTGGCAAAGAAAATTATCGGCTATATCAAACTGCAAATTCCTGCAGGTAAAGCCAATCCATCTCCCCCAGTTGGTCCTGCTTTGGGTCAACGTGGTCTGAATATTATGGAATTCTGTAAAGCATTTAATGCTGCAACCCAAGGCATGGAGCCTGGTTTGCCGATTCCAGTTGTAATTACTGCATTTGCGGATAAGTCATTCACTTTTGTGATGAAAACTCCTCCGGCCTCTATTCTGTTGAAAAAAGCCGCCGGTTTGCAAAAAGGTAGTTCTAATCCTCTGACCAATAAAGTGGGTAAATTGACCCGTGCTCAGTTGGAAGAAATTGCTAAAACTAAAGAACCTGATTTGACTGCTGCTGATTTGGATGCCGCTGTTCGCACTATTGCCGGTTCTGCTCGTTCAATGGGTTTGGATGTGGAGGGTGTTGTATAA
- the rplA gene encoding 50S ribosomal protein L1 codes for MAKVSKRLKALRSSVEANKLYAIDEAIALVKKAATAKFDESVDVSFNLGVDPRKSDQVIRGSVVLPKGTGKTTRVAVFTQGANADAAKEAGADVVGFEDLAAEIKAGNLNFDVVIASPDAMRIVGQLGTILGPRGLMPNPKVGTVTPNVAEAVKNAKAGQVQYRTDKAGIVHATIGRASFAEADLKENFDALLDAIVKAKPAAAKGQYLKKVAVSSTMGLGVRVDTSSVNN; via the coding sequence ATGGCTAAAGTATCTAAACGCTTGAAAGCTTTGCGCTCTTCTGTTGAAGCCAATAAATTATATGCAATTGATGAAGCAATTGCTTTGGTAAAAAAAGCAGCGACTGCTAAATTTGACGAGTCTGTTGACGTATCTTTCAACTTGGGTGTTGATCCGCGTAAATCTGACCAAGTTATCCGTGGTTCAGTTGTTCTGCCTAAAGGTACCGGTAAAACAACCCGCGTAGCAGTATTTACTCAAGGTGCAAATGCTGATGCAGCTAAAGAAGCTGGTGCTGATGTTGTCGGCTTTGAAGATTTGGCTGCTGAAATTAAAGCAGGTAATCTGAACTTTGACGTTGTTATTGCTTCTCCTGATGCAATGCGCATCGTTGGTCAATTGGGTACCATCTTGGGTCCACGTGGCTTGATGCCAAACCCTAAAGTAGGTACTGTTACTCCTAATGTGGCTGAAGCAGTTAAAAATGCAAAAGCAGGTCAAGTGCAATATCGTACAGACAAAGCTGGTATCGTTCATGCAACTATCGGTCGTGCTTCATTCGCTGAGGCTGATTTGAAAGAGAACTTTGATGCATTGCTGGATGCTATCGTTAAAGCTAAACCTGCTGCTGCTAAAGGTCAGTACCTGAAAAAAGTTGCTGTATCCAGCACTATGGGTTTAGGTGTTCGCGTTGATACATCAAGCGTGAATAACTAA
- the rplJ gene encoding 50S ribosomal protein L10 has product MSLNIETKKVAVEEISAAIANAQTLVVAEYRGISVSSMTELRANARKEGVYLRVLKNTLARRAVEGTSFAALADQMVGPLVYAASEDAVAAAKVLHQFAKKDDKIVVKAGSYNGEVMNAAQVAELASIPSREELLSKLLFVMQAPVSGFARGLAALAEKKAGEEAA; this is encoded by the coding sequence TTGAGTCTCAATATTGAAACCAAGAAAGTAGCCGTAGAGGAAATCAGCGCAGCAATTGCTAACGCTCAGACTCTCGTGGTTGCTGAATATCGCGGTATCAGTGTTTCCAGTATGACTGAGCTTCGTGCAAATGCGCGTAAAGAAGGCGTTTATTTGCGCGTTCTGAAAAACACATTGGCTCGTCGTGCAGTAGAGGGTACTTCATTCGCAGCTTTGGCTGATCAAATGGTTGGTCCATTGGTTTATGCTGCTTCTGAAGATGCTGTTGCTGCTGCTAAAGTGTTGCACCAATTCGCGAAAAAAGATGACAAGATTGTAGTTAAAGCCGGTTCTTACAATGGTGAAGTAATGAATGCTGCTCAGGTTGCTGAGTTGGCTTCTATTCCGAGCCGCGAAGAGCTGTTGTCCAAACTGTTGTTCGTTATGCAAGCTCCTGTATCAGGCTTTGCGCGCGGTTTGGCTGCTTTGGCAGAGAAAAAAGCAGGCGAAGAAGCCGCTTAA
- the rplL gene encoding 50S ribosomal protein L7/L12: MAITKEDILEAVGSLTVMELNDLVKAFEEKFGVSAAAVAVAGPAGAGAAAAEEKTEFDVVLASAGDQKVGVIKVVRAITGLGLKEAKDIVDGAPKTLKEGVSKAEAEDIQKQLEEAGAKVEIK, encoded by the coding sequence ATGGCTATTACTAAAGAAGACATTTTGGAAGCAGTTGGTTCTTTGACCGTAATGGAATTGAACGACTTGGTTAAAGCTTTTGAAGAAAAATTCGGCGTTTCTGCTGCTGCTGTTGCAGTTGCGGGTCCTGCTGGCGCTGGTGCTGCTGCCGCTGAAGAAAAAACTGAATTTGACGTAGTATTGGCTTCTGCCGGTGACCAAAAAGTTGGCGTGATTAAAGTAGTTCGCGCAATTACCGGTCTGGGTCTGAAAGAAGCTAAAGACATCGTTGATGGTGCACCTAAAACTCTTAAAGAAGGTGTTTCTAAAGCTGAAGCTGAAGACATCCAAAAACAATTGGAAGAAGCCGGCGCTAAAGTCGAAATCAAATAA